A single region of the Acipenser ruthenus unplaced genomic scaffold, fAciRut3.2 maternal haplotype, whole genome shotgun sequence genome encodes:
- the LOC117410121 gene encoding ATP-sensitive inward rectifier potassium channel 10-like, with translation MSSPTPPSSPQKVCYSQTTQTDVLKPLLGNAGAQNSASALRRRRRVLSKDGRSNVRIDHVTGRGALYLRDLWTTFLDMQWRYKLFLFSATFAGTWFFFGVLWYLVALVHGDLLEFDPPSNHTPCVMQVQTLTGAFLFSLESQTTIGYGFRCITEECPVAIILLIVQLVLTMVLEIFITGTFLAKVARPKKRGETVKFSQHAVISDHDGRPCLMIRVANMRKSLLIGCQVTGKLLQTSVTKEGETVRLDQRNVSFSVDTSTDSPFLILPLTFCHVIDDDSPFRAWAAKGGGWTDPDLADFELLVIMSATVEPTSATCQVRTSYLPDEILWGYAFPPVVSLSANGKYVADFSFFDKVAKTQTPPSFKKPPPPSPSPAPRTGPAPRYVTSSGSDTDAEKVKLERSYRARSSSADRARGRGRERSPLSVRISNV, from the exons ATGTCCTCCCccactcctccctcctctccccagaAGGTCTGCTACAGCCAGACCACCCAGACCGACGTTCTCAAGCCGTTGCTAGGCAACGCGGGGGCCCAGAACTCCGCCTCCGCTCTGAGGCGCAGGAGGCGTGTCCTGTCGAAGGATGGGCGGAGCAACGTGCGGATCGATCACGTGACCGGGCGCGGCGCCCTCTACCTGAGGGACCTCTGGACCACGTTCCTGGACATGCAGTGGCGCTACAAGCTCTTCCTGTTCTCTGCCACGTTTGCTGGGACGTGGTTTTTCTTTGGAGTTCTGTGGTATCTGGTGGCGCTGGTCCATGGGGACTTACTGG aatTCGACCCTCCTTCGAACCACAccccctgtgtgatgcaggtccAGACGCTGACCGGCGCGTTCCTCTTCTCCCTGGAGTCGCAAACCACCATCGGCTACGGTTTCCGCTGCATCACCGAGGAGTGCCCGGTAGCCATCATCCTCCTGATCGTCCAGCTGGTCCTCACTATGGTCCTGGAGATATTCATCACCGGCACCTTCCTGGCTAAAGTGGCCCGGCCGAAAAAGCGCGGGGAGACGGTGAAGTTCAGCCAGCACGCGGTGATCTCTGACCACGACGGCCGGCCCTGCCTCATGATCCGAGTCGCCAACATGAGGAAGAGCCTCCTGATCGGCTGTCAGGTGACCGGGAAGCTCCTCCAAACCTCCGTGACGAAAGAAGGAGAGACGGTGAGGCTGGACCAGAGGAACGTGTCCTTCAGCGTGGACACGTCCACCGACAGCCCCTTCCTCATCCTGCCGCTCACGTTCTGTCACGTGATCGACGACGACAGTCCCTTCCGCGCGTGGGCGGCCAAAG GAGGTGGCTGGACAGACCCGGACCTGGCTGATTTCGAGCTGCTGGTCATCATGAGCGCCACGGTGGAGCCCACTAGCGCCACCTGTCAGGTCCGTACCTCCTACTTACCGGACGAGATCCTGTGGGGCTACGCGTTCCCTCCTGTCGTGTCTTTATCGGCCAACGGCAAATACGTGGCCGACTTTTCCTTCTTCGACAAGGTGGCCAAGACCCAAACCCCGCCCTCTTTCAAGAAGCCGCCGCCCCCCAGCCCGAGCCCCGCCCCCCGCACTGGCCCCGCCCCCCGCTACGTCACTTCCTCCGGGAGCGACACAGACGCGGAGAAGGTGAAGCTGGAGCGGAGTTATCGGGCGCGTTCCAGCAGTGCTGACAGAGCTCGAGGCAGAGGGAGAGAAAGAAGTCCTCTCAGCGTTAGGATTAGTAATGTTTGA